Proteins co-encoded in one Enterobacter sp. R4-368 genomic window:
- the ggt gene encoding gamma-glutamyltransferase, translating to MMKQKFARWLAIAALMAGGCFGVAAAPPEGQATAPPPVSYGVEADVFHPVVAKQGMVASVDETATRVGVDILKQGGNAVDAAVAVGYALAVTHPQAGNLGGGGFMLIRSKEGNVTAIDFREMAPAGATRDMFLDDQGNPDSKKSLTSHLASGTPGTVAGFSLALEKYGTLPLNKVVQPAIKLAKQGFVVNDALAGDLKTYGSEVLPNHETSKAIFWKDGEPLKKGDKLVQSNLGKSLEMIAEKGPDAFYKGAIAEQIAQQMSKNGGLITKEDLANYKAVERTPISGSYRGYEIYSMPPPSSGGIHIVEILNILENFDLAKYGFGSADAMQVMTEAEKYAYADRSEYLGDPDFVKVPWQALTNKEYAKSIAAQIDVNKARPSSQIRPGKLAPYESNQTTHFSVVDKDGNAVAVTYTLNTVFGTGIVAGNTGILLNNEMDDFSAKPGVPNVYGLVGGDANAIGPGKRPLSSMSPTIVLKDGKTWLVTGSPGGSRIITTVLQMVVNSIDFGMNVAEATNAPRFHHQWLPDELRVEKGFSPDTLKLLEQKGQKVAVKEAMGSTQSIMVGPDGTLYGASDPRSVDDLTAGY from the coding sequence ATGATGAAACAGAAGTTTGCGCGTTGGCTGGCGATTGCCGCGCTGATGGCGGGAGGATGTTTTGGCGTTGCGGCGGCGCCGCCAGAAGGGCAGGCGACCGCGCCGCCTCCGGTATCTTACGGGGTTGAAGCCGATGTCTTTCATCCTGTTGTAGCGAAACAGGGCATGGTTGCCTCGGTGGATGAAACTGCCACGCGCGTCGGTGTCGATATTCTCAAGCAGGGCGGTAACGCGGTGGATGCAGCGGTGGCGGTTGGTTACGCACTGGCAGTCACGCATCCGCAGGCCGGTAACCTCGGCGGTGGCGGTTTCATGCTGATTCGTAGCAAAGAAGGGAACGTCACGGCGATTGATTTCCGTGAAATGGCCCCCGCTGGCGCGACACGCGATATGTTTCTCGACGATCAGGGCAACCCGGACAGTAAAAAATCCCTGACTTCTCATCTGGCGTCCGGCACGCCCGGCACCGTTGCAGGTTTCTCGCTGGCGCTGGAAAAGTACGGCACGCTGCCGCTGAACAAAGTGGTGCAACCGGCCATCAAGCTGGCGAAACAGGGCTTTGTGGTGAACGATGCGCTGGCGGGCGATTTGAAAACCTATGGCAGTGAAGTGTTGCCCAACCACGAAACCAGCAAAGCCATTTTCTGGAAAGATGGCGAGCCGCTGAAAAAGGGCGACAAGCTGGTGCAAAGCAATCTCGGCAAAAGTCTGGAGATGATTGCTGAGAAAGGTCCGGACGCCTTCTACAAAGGCGCGATTGCTGAGCAAATCGCCCAGCAGATGAGCAAAAACGGTGGGCTTATCACCAAAGAGGATTTAGCCAACTACAAAGCCGTGGAGCGCACGCCGATAAGCGGCAGCTATCGCGGTTACGAGATTTACTCCATGCCACCGCCCTCATCAGGCGGGATTCATATCGTGGAAATCCTCAATATCCTGGAAAACTTCGATCTGGCGAAGTACGGCTTTGGCAGTGCGGATGCGATGCAGGTGATGACCGAGGCGGAGAAATATGCCTATGCCGACCGTTCGGAATATCTGGGCGATCCGGACTTTGTCAAAGTGCCGTGGCAGGCGTTAACCAACAAAGAGTACGCCAAATCGATCGCCGCGCAGATTGATGTCAACAAAGCGCGCCCCTCCAGCCAGATCCGCCCCGGCAAGCTGGCACCTTACGAAAGTAACCAAACCACGCACTTCTCGGTGGTGGATAAAGATGGCAATGCAGTTGCGGTCACTTATACGCTGAATACGGTATTCGGCACCGGGATTGTTGCTGGCAATACCGGCATTCTGCTGAATAACGAAATGGATGATTTCTCTGCCAAACCGGGCGTGCCGAATGTCTACGGGCTGGTGGGCGGCGATGCGAATGCGATTGGGCCGGGCAAACGCCCACTCTCTTCAATGTCGCCAACCATTGTGCTGAAAGATGGCAAAACCTGGCTGGTCACCGGCAGCCCCGGCGGTAGCCGTATTATCACAACAGTGTTGCAAATGGTGGTGAATAGCATCGATTTTGGTATGAATGTCGCCGAGGCTACCAACGCGCCGCGTTTTCATCATCAATGGCTGCCGGATGAACTGCGCGTCGAGAAAGGCTTTAGCCCGGACACGTTAAAACTGCTTGAACAGAAAGGGCAAAAAGTAGCCGTTAAGGAAGCGATGGGCAGTACGCAGAGCATTATGGTCGGGCCGGACGGTACATTGTATGGCGCGTCGGATCCGCGCTCGGTGGATGATTTAACCGCCGGATACTGA
- a CDS encoding DUF2756 family protein: MKRLLILAALLPFSAFAQPLNTTNDPHQPGYVIPSQQRMQTQMLNQQQQHQGMLKQQMQTQTQLQQQQLQMQMNNNSQRVRQAQPGELNPGGQQVLPNNSPGMLSGGTTSSGMTQQHMLPQTQNGDMLQSTSPSTTP; this comes from the coding sequence ATGAAACGATTACTGATTCTGGCGGCGCTGCTGCCCTTTAGCGCCTTTGCACAGCCATTAAACACCACCAATGATCCGCACCAGCCGGGGTATGTGATCCCAAGCCAGCAGCGAATGCAGACGCAGATGCTCAACCAGCAGCAACAGCATCAAGGAATGCTGAAACAGCAGATGCAGACGCAAACCCAGCTACAACAGCAACAATTGCAGATGCAGATGAATAACAATTCCCAACGGGTAAGGCAGGCGCAGCCGGGGGAGCTCAATCCCGGCGGCCAGCAAGTGCTCCCCAACAACAGCCCCGGGATGCTCAGCGGGGGAACAACTAGCAGCGGTATGACGCAGCAACATATGCTGCCGCAAACGCAAAACGGCGACATGCTGCAAAGCACATCGCCGTCGACAACACCTTAG
- the ugpQ gene encoding glycerophosphodiester phosphodiesterase, whose translation MSNWPYPHIVAHRGGGKLAPENTLAAIDVGARYGHTMIEFDAKLSKDGQIFLLHDDNLERTSNGWGVAGELAWNDLLKVDAGGWFSGEFKGEPLPLLSQVAERCRQHGMMANIEIKPTTGSGALTGKVVALAARDLWAGMTPPLLSSFEIDALEAAQQAAPELPRGLLLDEWRDDWQVLTERLGCVSIHLNHKLLDEARVRMLRDAGLRILVYTVNQPARAAELLRWGVDSICTDKIDDIGPHFQY comes from the coding sequence ATGAGCAACTGGCCATATCCCCACATTGTCGCCCATCGCGGCGGCGGTAAACTGGCACCGGAAAACACACTGGCTGCCATTGATGTTGGCGCGCGTTACGGGCACACGATGATTGAGTTCGATGCCAAGCTGTCGAAAGATGGGCAGATTTTCCTGCTGCATGACGACAATCTGGAGCGTACCAGTAACGGTTGGGGCGTCGCGGGCGAACTGGCGTGGAACGATCTGCTGAAAGTGGATGCAGGTGGCTGGTTCAGCGGTGAATTCAAAGGCGAACCGCTGCCGCTGCTCTCCCAGGTGGCCGAGCGCTGTCGCCAGCACGGCATGATGGCGAATATCGAAATTAAACCGACCACCGGCAGCGGGGCGCTCACCGGTAAAGTGGTTGCGCTGGCCGCGCGCGATCTGTGGGCCGGAATGACACCGCCGCTGCTTTCATCGTTTGAAATTGATGCGCTGGAAGCGGCGCAGCAAGCCGCGCCGGAACTGCCGCGCGGCCTGCTGCTCGATGAGTGGCGTGATGACTGGCAGGTGCTCACCGAACGGCTGGGCTGCGTATCGATCCATCTGAACCATAAACTGCTGGATGAAGCCCGCGTACGCATGTTGCGCGATGCGGGCTTGCGCATCCTGGTCTATACCGTCAACCAGCCCGCACGGGCGGCGGAACTGCTGCGCTGGGGTGTTGATAGCATCTGCACCGATAAAATTGACGATATCGGGCCGCACTTCCAGTACTAA
- a CDS encoding sn-glycerol-3-phosphate import ATP-binding protein UgpC has product MAGLKLQAVTKSWDSGKTQVIQPLTLDVADGEFIVMVGPSGCGKSTLLRMVAGLERVTSGDIWIDTQRVTEMEPKDRGIAMVFQNYALYPHMSVEENMAWGLKIRGMGKEHIAGRVAEAARILELEGLLKRRPRELSGGQRQRVAMGRAIVRDPAVFLFDEPLSNLDAKLRVQMRLELQQLHRRLNTTSLYVTHDQVEAMTLAQRVLVMNKGVAEQIGTPVEVYEKPASRFVASFIGSPAMNLLDGRISSAGTHFELESGMALPINWYYRGYAGRKMTLGIRPEHIALSSQAAGGVPLVMDTLEILGADNLAHGRWGEQKLVVRLSHQDRPTAGSTLWLHLPENHLHLFDGETGQRV; this is encoded by the coding sequence ATGGCAGGATTAAAATTACAAGCGGTCACCAAGAGTTGGGACAGCGGCAAAACCCAGGTGATCCAGCCGCTGACGCTGGATGTCGCAGACGGTGAGTTTATTGTGATGGTTGGCCCGTCGGGCTGTGGTAAATCAACACTGTTGCGCATGGTCGCAGGCCTGGAGCGCGTAACCAGCGGGGATATCTGGATTGATACCCAGCGCGTCACCGAAATGGAACCCAAAGATCGCGGTATCGCGATGGTGTTCCAGAACTATGCGCTCTACCCGCACATGAGTGTGGAAGAGAATATGGCGTGGGGGCTGAAAATTCGCGGCATGGGCAAAGAGCATATCGCCGGGCGTGTCGCGGAAGCGGCGCGTATTCTTGAATTAGAGGGCCTGTTAAAACGCCGCCCGCGCGAACTCTCTGGCGGCCAGCGCCAGCGTGTGGCGATGGGCCGCGCGATTGTCCGCGATCCAGCGGTGTTTCTCTTCGATGAACCGCTTTCCAACCTTGACGCCAAGCTGCGTGTGCAAATGCGCCTTGAGCTGCAACAACTGCATCGTCGTCTGAACACTACTTCACTGTACGTTACCCACGATCAGGTGGAAGCAATGACGCTGGCGCAGCGCGTGCTGGTGATGAATAAAGGCGTGGCGGAGCAAATCGGTACGCCGGTTGAGGTGTATGAAAAACCCGCCAGCCGCTTTGTGGCGAGCTTTATCGGTAGCCCGGCGATGAACCTGCTTGATGGCCGTATCAGCAGCGCCGGTACGCACTTTGAACTGGAGAGCGGCATGGCGCTGCCGATCAACTGGTACTATCGCGGGTATGCTGGCCGCAAGATGACGCTGGGTATCCGCCCGGAACATATTGCGCTAAGCTCACAGGCCGCAGGCGGTGTACCGCTGGTGATGGACACGCTGGAGATCCTCGGCGCGGATAACTTAGCGCATGGTCGCTGGGGCGAGCAGAAACTGGTGGTGCGTTTGTCGCATCAGGATCGCCCGACGGCGGGCAGCACGTTATGGCTCCATCTGCCGGAAAATCACCTGCACTTATTTGATGGTGAAACAGGACAACGAGTATGA